In a genomic window of Flavobacteriales bacterium:
- a CDS encoding helix-turn-helix transcriptional regulator: MITLDVERIAKLKGIAKPYAFLVKNGFTHHVAHNIVNGTCKGIRFDHLEKLCRALHVLPHDLFCYKPHGRGINPSNDVLLPLRKGPLENNDLQRLISTLSPEAIISLTSELKDRYQPPSPSPEGQ; the protein is encoded by the coding sequence ATGATCACCCTCGATGTCGAACGAATCGCTAAGCTGAAGGGAATTGCCAAACCGTACGCCTTTTTGGTCAAGAATGGCTTCACCCACCACGTCGCCCACAACATCGTCAACGGCACGTGTAAGGGCATCCGCTTCGATCACCTTGAAAAGCTATGCCGTGCTCTCCATGTCCTGCCGCACGATCTTTTCTGCTACAAGCCGCATGGCCGGGGCATCAATCCATCCAACGATGTGCTCCTCCCGCTCCGCAAAGGGCCGCTCGAGAACAACGACTTGCAGCGCCTCATCAGCACCCTATCGCCCGAAGCCATCATCAGCCTTACCTCAGAGCTGAAGGACCGCTACCAGCCGCCTTCCCCATCGCCCGAAGGCCAGTAG
- a CDS encoding HIRAN domain-containing protein, producing the protein MDRLTFLKSMLGNAALLTLPPLELLPKAEQDRLAWTTDCHLIFIYDTYIRGFQFHQGPKLIKRIKDEDTLDLVREYDNEHDDNAVAVYWEGHKLGYLPMFENVSLAYMLDHGLLLQCHVVYTQPKAEPWEQCFIAVDLLVPRHPSFDAYITHYMDRPDAGFKRRPEYDGDKPPTAQPDPYDKPSPKKETLLKNGKVLELLSLQRFRLFMHAVLDLPDPPICVQSFMRDVAEEGIVPRTNRIGQHGESLSLRILGHDHFRIRFEYAGGHVGDGGEWDVIFDSVGTVQRIECREHWIA; encoded by the coding sequence ATGGACCGCCTCACCTTCCTCAAGAGCATGCTGGGCAACGCTGCCCTGCTCACCCTGCCGCCACTCGAGCTCCTGCCCAAGGCCGAGCAGGACCGCTTGGCTTGGACCACCGATTGCCACCTCATCTTCATCTACGACACCTACATCCGCGGCTTCCAGTTCCACCAAGGCCCCAAGCTCATCAAGCGCATCAAAGACGAGGACACCCTCGACCTCGTCCGCGAGTACGACAACGAGCACGACGACAACGCCGTCGCCGTCTATTGGGAAGGCCACAAGCTCGGCTACCTCCCCATGTTCGAGAACGTCAGCCTCGCATACATGCTCGATCACGGCCTCCTGCTCCAATGCCATGTGGTGTACACCCAGCCCAAGGCCGAGCCCTGGGAGCAATGCTTCATCGCCGTCGATCTCCTCGTGCCCCGCCATCCCTCCTTCGATGCCTACATCACTCACTACATGGATCGCCCCGATGCCGGTTTCAAGCGCAGGCCGGAGTACGATGGCGATAAGCCTCCAACCGCCCAACCCGACCCCTACGATAAGCCCTCGCCCAAGAAGGAGACCCTGCTTAAGAACGGCAAGGTCCTCGAGCTGCTCAGCTTGCAGCGTTTCCGGTTGTTCATGCACGCGGTGCTCGATCTCCCCGATCCGCCCATCTGCGTCCAGTCGTTCATGCGCGATGTGGCCGAGGAAGGCATCGTCCCGCGCACCAACAGAATTGGCCAGCACGGCGAATCGCTTTCGCTGCGCATCCTCGGCCACGATCACTTCCGCATCCGCTTCGAGTATGCTGGCGGCCACGTGGGCGATGGCGGCGAATGGGACGTCATCTTCGATTCTGTCGGCACCGTCCAGCGCATCGAGTGCCGGGAGCATTGGATCGCCTAG
- a CDS encoding restriction endonuclease, which yields MPTLYYGDNLGVMREHLKDASVDLIYLDPPFNSKRDYNVLFKSPKGEAAEAQITAFEDTWHWNMQAEREFEQLMHQPNTDVAELMRALRSFLGENDMMAYLTAMAIRLLEMHRVLKDTGSLYLHCDPAASHYLKIVLDAVFGPEHYGSEVVWKRTSAHSSAKRWGPIHDVIFFYRKSDDAVWNSVFVPYDEEYFDTFFDQVDADGRRWKRTDLTGAGVRRGETGKVWRGIDITAKGRHWAVPPSVLDDLDKKGRIHWPKKEDGMPRLKQYPEDLKGVPIQDIISDIRPMHNLSDERLGYPTQKPLALLERIIQASSNEGDVVLDPFCGCGTAVHAAQKLKRDWIGIDITHLAVSLIEKRMKDAFGESLKFEVIGTPKDLEAARDLALRNRYQFQWWATSLVSAQPYQAKKKGADSGIDGVKYFHDADEAGPKKILVSVKSGKLKADDVRAFNHVREREKAEIGLFITLSKPTSGMVGDAAAAGFYTYADRSERKVPRMQILTIEDLLNGKVRAEHPDQRPDVNFKKAKREEGKKGQEKLF from the coding sequence ATGCCGACCTTGTATTACGGAGACAACTTAGGCGTGATGCGCGAGCACCTGAAGGATGCGAGCGTGGACTTGATCTACCTGGACCCCCCATTCAATAGCAAGCGGGATTACAATGTGCTGTTCAAGAGCCCGAAGGGTGAAGCAGCGGAAGCGCAGATCACGGCCTTTGAGGATACGTGGCATTGGAACATGCAGGCCGAACGGGAGTTCGAGCAACTGATGCACCAGCCGAACACCGATGTGGCCGAGCTGATGCGCGCGCTGCGCAGTTTCTTGGGTGAGAACGATATGATGGCCTACCTGACCGCGATGGCCATTCGCTTACTGGAGATGCACCGCGTGCTGAAGGACACGGGTAGCTTGTACTTGCACTGCGATCCTGCCGCAAGTCATTATCTTAAGATTGTTCTCGACGCTGTCTTCGGCCCAGAACATTATGGAAGCGAAGTGGTCTGGAAGAGAACTAGTGCTCACAGCAGTGCGAAGCGCTGGGGGCCGATACACGACGTGATCTTCTTCTATCGGAAGAGCGATGACGCTGTGTGGAACTCAGTGTTTGTGCCATACGACGAGGAGTACTTTGACACTTTCTTCGATCAAGTAGACGCCGACGGGCGAAGATGGAAACGAACGGATCTAACTGGTGCTGGTGTACGCCGAGGTGAGACTGGAAAGGTTTGGCGGGGCATTGACATCACTGCGAAAGGCCGACATTGGGCTGTTCCTCCTAGCGTTCTCGACGACTTGGATAAGAAAGGGCGCATTCATTGGCCGAAGAAGGAGGATGGAATGCCCCGTCTGAAACAGTATCCTGAGGATTTGAAAGGTGTGCCAATTCAGGACATCATTTCGGACATCCGACCAATGCACAACCTGTCAGACGAACGCTTGGGCTACCCTACCCAAAAACCTCTTGCCCTCCTTGAGCGCATCATACAAGCCAGCAGCAACGAAGGTGATGTGGTACTGGACCCGTTCTGCGGGTGCGGGACGGCGGTGCATGCGGCGCAAAAGTTGAAGCGGGATTGGATCGGGATAGACATTACGCACCTGGCGGTGAGCTTGATCGAGAAGCGGATGAAGGATGCCTTCGGCGAAAGCTTGAAGTTTGAGGTAATAGGGACACCCAAGGACCTGGAGGCTGCGCGTGACCTGGCCCTACGCAACCGCTACCAGTTCCAATGGTGGGCGACGAGCCTTGTGAGCGCGCAGCCCTACCAAGCGAAGAAGAAAGGCGCTGACAGCGGGATTGATGGCGTGAAGTACTTCCACGATGCGGATGAGGCCGGCCCGAAGAAGATATTGGTGAGCGTGAAGAGCGGCAAACTGAAGGCGGACGATGTGCGGGCCTTCAACCATGTGCGGGAACGGGAGAAGGCGGAGATCGGGCTGTTCATCACCCTGAGCAAGCCCACCAGCGGCATGGTGGGCGATGCGGCGGCGGCGGGGTTCTACACCTACGCGGACCGGAGCGAGCGGAAGGTGCCGAGGATGCAGATCCTGACGATCGAGGACCTGCTGAACGGGAAGGTGCGTGCGGAGCACCCGGACCAGCGGCCGGATGTGAACTTCAAGAAGGCGAAAAGGGAAGAGGGGAAGAAGGGGCAGGAAAAGTTGTTCTGA
- a CDS encoding DUF2924 domain-containing protein yields MHAHSKHLVVGHLEYISREIFKRFHKEITDSVGGRNGIYALYADGKLYYVGLARDLKGRLKRHLNDRHKDSWDHFSVYLTNGEGHMRELETLMLRIIKPTGNRVSGKLKGSTDHKGELERRLWLEQERIIGGMLGKEAKPAKPKRSVLRKTGSLRGHGANGAIFLRALYKGKEYRATLSQDGTVRIGDKRYTSLSAAGMSITKRATNGRRFWRVRNAEKEWVGIGHFHS; encoded by the coding sequence ATGCACGCGCACAGCAAGCACTTGGTCGTCGGTCACTTGGAGTACATCTCCCGGGAGATCTTCAAAAGGTTCCACAAGGAGATCACCGACTCCGTTGGTGGTCGCAATGGTATCTACGCGCTCTATGCGGACGGGAAACTCTACTACGTCGGCCTCGCGCGCGATCTCAAAGGCAGGCTCAAGCGGCACCTCAACGACCGTCATAAGGACAGCTGGGACCACTTCAGTGTCTACCTCACCAATGGCGAGGGGCACATGCGCGAGCTGGAAACGTTGATGCTCCGCATTATCAAGCCTACGGGGAACCGGGTGTCCGGTAAGCTCAAAGGCTCTACCGACCACAAGGGCGAATTAGAGCGCCGCCTATGGCTGGAACAGGAGCGCATCATCGGGGGAATGCTGGGCAAAGAGGCCAAGCCCGCCAAGCCCAAACGAAGCGTGTTGCGCAAGACCGGCTCACTTCGAGGCCACGGCGCCAATGGTGCCATCTTCCTGCGCGCACTCTATAAAGGCAAGGAATACCGCGCCACCCTCAGCCAGGATGGTACCGTACGCATCGGCGACAAGCGCTACACATCACTATCCGCAGCCGGTATGTCCATCACCAAGCGCGCTACCAATGGTAGGCGCTTCTGGCGAGTGCGTAATGCAGAGAAGGAGTGGGTCGGGATTGGGCACTTCCATTCTTGA
- the rodA gene encoding rod shape-determining protein RodA — protein sequence MSARENVAANLDRPLLGMYLALLFMGWANIYSAAYDPDHASIFDQSKEYGKQAVWMGISLTLGAAILLVRGHIFRDWANGIYAFVLLLLALVLVIGKEVNGAKAWFGVGSFGIQPAEFAKYATALALTRYLSGLKALIDLRSRVISALIILAPVALIMLQPDTGTALVSGAFILVLYREGLSGNVLLLAILAAFLSILSLILKESSFDLPFTDRVLTGPQFLMLVIAFIAGIGWLMVRNMVAKRLRRRLYTYIVIGVLASAAFIGSVDYAFEKVLAQHQRDRILVMLGQMEDPQGLGYNVKQSQTAIGSGGFSGKGYLEGTLTKFKYVPMQSTDFIFCTVGEEWGFLGTATVVILLTVLILRIIQISDRQRSRFTRIYAYCVASIFFLHLMINVGMTIGLAPVIGIPLPFFSYGGSSMIGFTLLLGTLVRLDAERLSQLR from the coding sequence ATGAGCGCCCGGGAGAACGTCGCCGCCAACCTCGATCGGCCCCTTTTGGGGATGTACCTCGCCCTGCTCTTCATGGGCTGGGCCAACATCTACAGCGCCGCCTACGACCCCGACCACGCCAGCATCTTCGATCAGAGCAAGGAATACGGCAAGCAAGCCGTGTGGATGGGCATCAGCCTCACCCTCGGCGCGGCCATCCTGCTCGTGCGCGGCCACATCTTCCGCGATTGGGCCAATGGCATCTACGCCTTCGTGCTGCTGCTCCTCGCCCTGGTGCTCGTCATCGGCAAAGAGGTCAACGGCGCCAAGGCCTGGTTCGGCGTGGGCAGCTTCGGCATCCAGCCGGCCGAGTTCGCCAAGTACGCCACCGCGCTCGCCCTCACGCGCTACCTCAGCGGCCTCAAGGCCCTCATCGACCTGCGCTCGCGCGTCATCAGCGCCCTCATCATCCTCGCGCCCGTCGCGCTCATCATGCTGCAGCCCGATACCGGCACCGCCCTCGTCTCCGGCGCCTTCATCCTCGTGCTCTACCGCGAAGGCCTTTCCGGCAACGTGCTGCTGCTCGCCATCCTCGCGGCCTTCCTCTCCATCCTCTCACTCATCCTCAAAGAGAGCAGCTTCGACCTGCCCTTCACCGATCGCGTGCTCACCGGCCCGCAATTCCTCATGCTGGTCATCGCCTTCATCGCGGGCATCGGCTGGCTCATGGTGCGCAACATGGTGGCCAAGCGCCTGCGCCGCAGGCTCTACACCTACATCGTCATCGGCGTCCTGGCCTCAGCCGCCTTCATCGGCAGCGTCGATTACGCCTTCGAGAAGGTCCTGGCCCAGCACCAGCGCGACCGCATCCTCGTCATGCTCGGCCAGATGGAGGACCCCCAGGGCCTTGGCTACAACGTCAAGCAGAGCCAGACCGCCATCGGCAGCGGCGGCTTCAGTGGCAAGGGCTACCTCGAGGGCACCCTCACCAAATTCAAGTACGTGCCCATGCAGAGCACCGATTTCATCTTCTGCACCGTGGGCGAGGAGTGGGGCTTCCTTGGCACCGCCACCGTCGTCATCCTGCTCACCGTCCTCATCCTGCGCATCATCCAGATCAGCGATCGCCAGCGCTCCCGCTTCACCCGCATCTACGCCTACTGCGTCGCCAGCATCTTCTTCCTCCACCTCATGATCAACGTGGGCATGACCATCGGCCTCGCGCCCGTCATCGGCATCCCGCTGCCCTTCTTCAGCTACGGCGGCAGCAGCATGATCGGCTTCACGCTGCTGCTGGGCACCTTGGTGCGGCTCGATGCGGAGCGGCTGAGCCAGTTGAGGTAG
- the mrdA gene encoding penicillin-binding protein 2, which yields MNFEGRKYVLIAGVIAIAFIFLLRLFWIQVVDDRWKASAASMAERKITDYPARGFIYDRNGKLLVANTPVYDLMMVPREVKAFDTAAFAALISVPLPDLKQRIAEARTYSLYKPSVIEKQITAQQFAAISVHLHSYPGFYGQSRTLRTYPPRVGGHMLGYLSEVSPAKVAADPYYKPGDVIGVGGLEQYYEVELRGRRGVRYVLVDVHNNIKGSFKEGRYDTLAIEGKDLYTGIDADMQRLGEQLMQHKKGSIVALDPKTGEVLCLVSSPAYDPELLVGRVRNANYAALQRDSIKPLFDRALQAQYPPGSIFKIVQSLIALDEGVISVNSSFPCNKNLVGCHNHPTAANIEQAIQFSCNPYYYAVFDRIVERKLDKKSRFRDAALGLAEWERRMHSFGLGDKPRLDLPSLKGGNIPGPAYYDRKYGKERWAFSTIYSASIGQGEVLTVPIQMANLAAIFANKGWYYDPHVVRAVGEADSLQAKYREKHVVEAAPHWFDHIQEGMRRVVNEPGGTAKNARLKDITVCGKTGTAENPHGQDHAVFICFAPMEDPQIAMAVYVENSGFGGTWAAPIASLLIEQYLTDTITRPEVMQRMLDADLIAQEKFFRKKPKKPRRR from the coding sequence ATGAACTTCGAGGGGCGCAAATACGTGCTCATCGCAGGGGTGATCGCAATCGCCTTCATCTTCCTGCTCCGCCTCTTCTGGATCCAAGTGGTCGATGACAGATGGAAGGCCAGCGCAGCGAGCATGGCCGAGCGCAAGATCACCGACTACCCCGCGCGCGGCTTCATCTACGACCGCAACGGGAAGCTCCTCGTGGCCAACACGCCGGTGTACGACCTGATGATGGTGCCGCGTGAGGTGAAAGCCTTCGATACCGCGGCCTTCGCAGCGCTGATCAGCGTGCCGCTGCCCGACCTCAAGCAGCGGATCGCCGAGGCGCGCACGTATTCGCTGTACAAGCCGAGCGTGATCGAGAAGCAGATCACCGCGCAGCAGTTCGCGGCCATCAGCGTGCACCTGCACAGCTACCCCGGCTTCTACGGCCAGAGCCGCACCCTGCGCACTTACCCACCGCGCGTGGGCGGGCACATGCTCGGCTACCTCAGCGAGGTGAGCCCCGCCAAGGTCGCAGCCGACCCCTACTACAAGCCCGGCGACGTCATCGGCGTGGGAGGGCTGGAGCAGTACTACGAAGTGGAGCTGCGCGGCCGGCGCGGCGTGCGCTACGTGCTCGTCGATGTCCACAACAACATCAAGGGCAGCTTCAAGGAGGGGCGCTACGATACGCTCGCCATCGAGGGCAAGGACCTCTACACCGGGATCGATGCCGATATGCAGCGGCTGGGGGAGCAGCTCATGCAGCACAAGAAGGGCAGCATCGTGGCGCTCGACCCGAAGACCGGCGAGGTGCTCTGCCTGGTGAGCAGCCCGGCCTACGACCCGGAGCTGCTCGTGGGCCGCGTGCGCAACGCCAACTACGCCGCCTTGCAGCGCGATTCCATCAAGCCGCTCTTCGATCGCGCCCTGCAGGCGCAATACCCGCCGGGCAGCATCTTCAAGATCGTGCAATCGCTCATCGCGCTCGATGAGGGCGTGATCTCCGTGAACAGCAGCTTCCCGTGCAACAAGAACCTGGTGGGCTGCCACAACCATCCCACCGCGGCCAACATCGAGCAGGCCATCCAGTTCTCCTGCAACCCGTACTACTACGCCGTCTTCGACCGCATCGTAGAGCGCAAGCTCGACAAGAAGAGCCGCTTCCGCGATGCCGCCTTGGGCCTGGCCGAGTGGGAGCGCCGCATGCACAGCTTCGGACTTGGCGACAAGCCGCGGCTCGACCTCCCTTCGCTCAAGGGTGGCAACATCCCCGGCCCCGCCTACTACGACCGCAAGTACGGCAAGGAGCGCTGGGCCTTCAGTACCATCTACAGCGCGAGCATCGGTCAGGGCGAAGTGCTCACCGTGCCCATCCAGATGGCCAACCTCGCCGCCATCTTCGCCAACAAGGGCTGGTACTACGATCCGCACGTGGTGCGCGCGGTGGGCGAGGCCGACAGCCTGCAGGCCAAGTACCGCGAGAAGCACGTGGTCGAAGCCGCGCCGCACTGGTTCGACCATATCCAGGAGGGCATGCGGCGCGTGGTGAATGAGCCCGGCGGCACGGCGAAGAACGCACGGCTCAAGGACATCACCGTGTGCGGCAAGACCGGCACCGCCGAGAATCCCCACGGGCAGGACCATGCGGTCTTCATCTGCTTCGCGCCCATGGAGGATCCGCAGATCGCCATGGCGGTGTATGTGGAGAACAGCGGCTTCGGCGGCACCTGGGCGGCACCGATCGCGAGCCTGTTGATCGAGCAGTACCTCACCGATACCATCACGCGGCCCGAGGTGATGCAACGCATGCTCGACGCGGACCTCATCGCGCAGGAGAAGTTCTTCCGCAAGAAGCCCAAGAAGCCACGCCGCCGATGA
- a CDS encoding rod shape-determining protein MreD has protein sequence MIQGIAANLGRFVLLLLLQVLLLDQVDLAHGWMVPYLYVLFLIMLPFELPAWAGLLIGAATGLVMDIFASTPGMHMSASVVLMFVRKHLLRLMAPRDGYEFGMHPTVPSMGLAWFATNAGVLIAVHHLWLFFVELHRFDAFFGTLLRAVLSAAFTLGLCLLAQLLTSRTAERKRA, from the coding sequence ATGATCCAGGGCATCGCCGCGAACCTTGGCCGCTTCGTGCTGCTGCTCCTGCTGCAGGTGCTGCTGCTTGATCAGGTGGACCTGGCCCATGGCTGGATGGTGCCCTACCTCTACGTGCTCTTCCTCATCATGCTGCCCTTCGAATTGCCGGCATGGGCAGGCTTGCTCATCGGCGCGGCCACCGGCCTGGTCATGGACATCTTCGCCAGCACGCCCGGCATGCACATGAGCGCCTCCGTGGTGCTCATGTTCGTGCGCAAGCACCTGCTGCGGCTCATGGCTCCCCGCGACGGCTATGAGTTCGGCATGCACCCCACGGTGCCCAGCATGGGCCTCGCGTGGTTCGCCACCAACGCGGGCGTGCTCATCGCCGTGCATCACTTGTGGCTCTTCTTCGTGGAGCTGCACCGCTTCGACGCCTTCTTCGGCACCCTGCTGCGCGCAGTGCTCAGCGCGGCATTCACCTTGGGCCTCTGCCTGCTGGCGCAGCTGCTCACCTCGCGCACCGCCGAACGCAAGCGCGCATGA
- the mreC gene encoding rod shape-determining protein MreC: MRDLFRFLLRVRDTLLFIALMILAMGLLYSGSMHHRAVAINSSNALAGTLFDWQRQVTEYTSLRAVNERLVAENTQWRNRFGLADSAKAIGAPAGADSLTERLYRFASAKVVSATYHKQRNYITLDKGTSNGVLPGMGVIGPDGIVGVVHDASERFASVISVLNPLVKTSVKLKRSGNFGLLYWDTNDPATASMVDIPKHVRVAVGDTVVTMGGDGVFPTDVPVGVVAEVSSPPGRPDQAVIVRLFEDLSRSGYVYVVHDIHRAERDSLIQRQDEP; this comes from the coding sequence ATGCGCGACCTCTTCCGATTCCTCCTCCGCGTCCGCGATACCTTGTTGTTCATCGCCCTGATGATCCTCGCCATGGGCCTGCTCTATTCCGGGAGCATGCATCATCGGGCGGTGGCCATCAACAGCAGCAACGCCTTGGCAGGGACCCTCTTCGACTGGCAGCGCCAGGTCACCGAGTACACCAGCCTGCGTGCCGTGAACGAGCGCCTGGTCGCTGAGAACACGCAATGGCGCAACCGCTTCGGCCTGGCGGACAGCGCGAAGGCGATCGGTGCCCCCGCCGGCGCGGATAGCCTCACGGAGCGGCTCTACCGATTCGCATCGGCCAAGGTGGTGAGCGCCACCTATCACAAGCAGCGCAACTACATCACCCTCGACAAGGGGACATCGAACGGCGTGCTGCCCGGCATGGGCGTGATCGGCCCCGATGGCATCGTGGGTGTGGTGCACGATGCCAGCGAGCGGTTCGCATCGGTGATCAGCGTGCTCAACCCCTTGGTGAAGACCAGCGTGAAGCTCAAGCGATCGGGCAACTTCGGGCTCTTGTATTGGGATACGAATGACCCCGCCACGGCATCGATGGTCGATATCCCCAAGCACGTGCGCGTGGCCGTTGGCGATACCGTGGTGACCATGGGCGGCGATGGCGTGTTCCCCACCGATGTGCCCGTGGGCGTGGTGGCCGAGGTCAGCAGTCCACCGGGAAGGCCGGATCAAGCCGTGATCGTGCGGCTCTTCGAGGACCTGAGCCGCAGCGGCTACGTGTACGTGGTGCACGACATCCACCGTGCCGAGCGCGATTCACTCATCCAACGCCAGGACGAGCCATGA